The following DNA comes from Streptomyces pristinaespiralis.
CGCGGCTGTCGGCGCTCGGCATCGACTTCTACCGCTCGCCGCAGGTGCCGTGGCCCGCGCAGTGAGCATCCGTCGAGGAACCGGCGCCCGGCGGGAGGGACCGTATCCCGCCGGGCGTCGGCCGTTCTCGGGCGCCGGCCCGCTCCTGGGCGAAGTGCCTAGGAGGCGAACCGTGCGATCGGGTTCGTCAGCGTGCCGACGAACTGGAGCGCGGCCGACGGGTCGGCCAGGTCCACCATCTGCCGGTTGTTGCGCAGCTGCAGCCGGTTCAGGCAGGAGAGCGTGAACTCGTCCGCGAACATGTCGTACTGCTCGAACTTGTCCGCCAGCTCGGGCACCGAGCGCTGGTACGCGCTGACGCACTCGGCGACCGTGCGCCAGAAGTCGTCCTCGGCGAGCACCTCCTCGTCGGCGAGCGTCGCGCCGAGGAAGCGGAGGAAGCAGTCGAAGACGTCCGTGAAGATCGAGAGGATCTTCGTCTCCTCCGGCACCTCCACCCGGATCCGGTCGACGGACGGCGGCAGCACCGCGTCCGGGTCCATCACCGCGATCTCCTCCGCGATGTCCTTGAAGATCGCCCGCCGGACCGTGCCGTCGGCGTCGAGCGCCAGGATGACGTTCTCGCCGTGCGGCATGAAGACCAGGTCGTACGCGTAGAAGCTGTGCAGCACCGGCAGCAGGTAGGCGTCCAGGTAGCCGCGCAGCCACTCGGTGGGCGCCAGGCCCGATCGGGCGATCAGCGCGCCCGCGAACGACGCGCCCTCGTCGTCGACGTGCAGCAGGGACGCCATGGTGGCGAGCCGCTCGCCGTCCTCCAGGGACGCCACCGGGCTCTCTCGCCACAGGGCGGCGAGCATCTTGCGGTAGGGGGAGTACCGGTCGGTCGCGGCCTCGTACTCGAGGTGGCGGTAGCCCACGGCCGCACACTCGCGGATGATCGAGAAGCGGGCGGCCTTCAGCACGTCGTCGCCGTCGATCAGACCCGCCAGCCAGTCGTTGATGGCCGGCGTCGCCTCCATGTACGCGGCGGAGAGGCCGCGCATGAAGCCCATGTTGAGGACGGAGAGGGCCGTCTTCACGTAGTGCTTGGCCGGGGCGTCGGTGTTGAAGAACGTCCGGATGGACTGCTGCGCCAGGTAGCGGTCGTCGCCCTCGCCCAGGTACACCAGCCGCTGCTGGGCGATCTCTGCGGCGAAGGTGACGGACAGCTTGTTCCACCACTGCCAGGGGTGGGCCGGCATCAGCAGGTAGTCGGCCAGGTCGAGGCCCCGGTCCGCGAGCGTCTTGGCGAAGCGGTCCACGGCGTCGTCACCGAGCTCGGCCCGGATGAACGTCTCGTAGTCGATGCCCGCGCCGGCGGTGAACGCGGCACGGTCGCGGCGAGCGGCCAGCCACACCAGCCGGAGCGGGTTCGCGGCCTCCGGGGCGTAGGCGTGGTACTCGTCGATGCCGAAGCCGAGCCGGCCGTTGTTGGCGACGAAGCAGGGGTGGCCCTCCGTCATGCCGGTCTCGATCGCCTGGAAGTCCGCCTCGGCGAGCTCGGCGGCAGTGATCACCGGCTTGGCCGACTTGTACGCCGTGCCGGAGAGGGTCGAGGAGATCTCCTCCAGATACACGGGCAGGATCTCGTCGCTCAGCCCGAGCGAGCCGCGCATCTCGATGACGAACTCCAGCGCGTCCAGCGGCAGCCGCGCGCCGTCGCGGTGGCGGCTGATCGATTCGGCGGCCACCTGCCAGTGGTCGAGGGCGTAGCGGCGGGCGGTGAAGCGGTACTCGGTCGCGCCGTCGTCCGCGACGAGGCGGTAGGCGCCGTCTCCGAGGTGCTCGGGGGCCAGCAGCCGCTCGTGGGTGAACTCGGCGAGCGCCTTGCGGACGAGGAGCCGGTTGGCGTGCGCCCAGCGGTCGGGCGTGAGGTGGGACACGGGGTTCATCGGGTCACCGCCGTCGCCGCCTCGAACTGCTCACGGGTGCAGAAGCTCAGCAGAGCCTCTTTCTCCGGCTTCACTATTTTCTCGGCGGGGACGAAGCCGACGGCCTCGTTGAGCCGGTGCACGGCCGAGTTGCCGACGTCCGGCTCGACCACGACCCGCTTCGTCGCCGGATCGGCGAACAGCTCCCGCATCACGGCGGTGATCACGGCAAGGGTGAAGCCGTGCACGGGCCGGTCGGTCGGCGCGACGAGGAAGTGCATGCCGACGTCACCGGGCTCAGGGTCGTACAGGCCGACGAGCTCCACGTACCGCGGGTCGTAGCTCTCCATCAGGAACGCGGGCTCGCCGTCGTGGAGGCCCATGAACGCGTGGTGGTGCTCGTGCGCCGCTATGCGCATGTACTCGCGCTCGACGTCCTGGAGTTTCGCGTCCTGCATCATCCAGAAAGCGGCCTTCGGGTGGGTGACCCAGCTGTGCAGCAGCTCGGCGTCCGCCATGGGGTCGAGGGGCCGGACGGTGAGGGGACCGACGGCGGTGGTGGTGCTCATACAGCGAACTCCTGGAACGCGATGGACTTCTCTACGGCGTAGTACTCGCTGCCCAGCAGCTCGCCGATGATGTAGGCGTTTCGGTAGGCGCCCATGCCCAGGTCGGGCGAGGTGATCGAGTGGGTGTGCACGCCCGCGTTCTGGAGGAAGATCTCCCGGCCGGCCGTGTCGATGGAGTAGTTGCGGGCGACGTCGAAGCGGCCGTGGCCGTCGAGACGGATCCGGTCGGCGACGGGCTCCAGGAAGGCGGGGGTGACGTACCGGTAGCCGGTGGCCAGGATCAGGCCCTCGGTGTGCAGCTCGTAGTCCTTGCCCTGCTCCTCCTGGCGCAGCCCCAGGGTGTAGGTGCCGTCCTCGTAGGAGGCGGTCCGCAGGGCGGAGTTCGTCAGCAGCCGGGTGGGGACCGGGCCCTTCAGGTTCTTCTGGTAGAGCAGGTCGAAGATCGCGTCGATCAGCTCCGAGTCGATGCCCTTGAAGAGGCCCTTCTGCTGGGACTCGAGTCTGTAGCGGGTCTCCTCGGGCAGCGCGTGGAAGTAGTCGATGTACTCCGGGGAGGTCATCTCCAGCGTCAGCTTGGTGTACTCCAGCGGGAAGAACCGCGGGGAGCGGGTCACCCAGTTGAGCCGGTAGCCGTGCACGTCGATCTCGGACAGCAGGTCGTAGTAGATCTCCGCCGCGCTCTGGCCGCTGCCGACGAGAGTGATCGACTTCTTCTTCTGCAGCGCCTCCTTGTGGTCGAGGTAGCGCGAGTTGTGCAGGAGGTCCCCGCCGAGGCCCCGGCAGGCCTCGGGGATGTACGGCGGGGTGCCGGTGCCCAGGACGAGGCGGCGGGCCGTGAATGCGTCGTCGGCGGTGCGCACCACGTACACCTCGCCCTCTTCGTCGTACGACACCGAGGTGACGGTGGTGTTGAAGCGGATGCTGCTCAGCCGGGCGGCGGCCCAGCGGCAGTAGTCGTTGTACTCGGTCCGCAGCGGGTAGAAGTTCTCCCGGATGTAGAAGGA
Coding sequences within:
- a CDS encoding GNAT family N-acetyltransferase; this translates as MSTTTAVGPLTVRPLDPMADAELLHSWVTHPKAAFWMMQDAKLQDVEREYMRIAAHEHHHAFMGLHDGEPAFLMESYDPRYVELVGLYDPEPGDVGMHFLVAPTDRPVHGFTLAVITAVMRELFADPATKRVVVEPDVGNSAVHRLNEAVGFVPAEKIVKPEKEALLSFCTREQFEAATAVTR
- a CDS encoding IucA/IucC family protein, which codes for MNPVSHLTPDRWAHANRLLVRKALAEFTHERLLAPEHLGDGAYRLVADDGATEYRFTARRYALDHWQVAAESISRHRDGARLPLDALEFVIEMRGSLGLSDEILPVYLEEISSTLSGTAYKSAKPVITAAELAEADFQAIETGMTEGHPCFVANNGRLGFGIDEYHAYAPEAANPLRLVWLAARRDRAAFTAGAGIDYETFIRAELGDDAVDRFAKTLADRGLDLADYLLMPAHPWQWWNKLSVTFAAEIAQQRLVYLGEGDDRYLAQQSIRTFFNTDAPAKHYVKTALSVLNMGFMRGLSAAYMEATPAINDWLAGLIDGDDVLKAARFSIIRECAAVGYRHLEYEAATDRYSPYRKMLAALWRESPVASLEDGERLATMASLLHVDDEGASFAGALIARSGLAPTEWLRGYLDAYLLPVLHSFYAYDLVFMPHGENVILALDADGTVRRAIFKDIAEEIAVMDPDAVLPPSVDRIRVEVPEETKILSIFTDVFDCFLRFLGATLADEEVLAEDDFWRTVAECVSAYQRSVPELADKFEQYDMFADEFTLSCLNRLQLRNNRQMVDLADPSAALQFVGTLTNPIARFAS
- a CDS encoding lysine N(6)-hydroxylase/L-ornithine N(5)-oxygenase family protein; translated protein: MSTPLDFIGIGLGPFNLGLACLTEPIDELNGLFLESKPDFEWHSGMFLEGAHLQTPFMSDLVTLADPTSPYSFLNYLKDQGRLYSFYIRENFYPLRTEYNDYCRWAAARLSSIRFNTTVTSVSYDEEGEVYVVRTADDAFTARRLVLGTGTPPYIPEACRGLGGDLLHNSRYLDHKEALQKKKSITLVGSGQSAAEIYYDLLSEIDVHGYRLNWVTRSPRFFPLEYTKLTLEMTSPEYIDYFHALPEETRYRLESQQKGLFKGIDSELIDAIFDLLYQKNLKGPVPTRLLTNSALRTASYEDGTYTLGLRQEEQGKDYELHTEGLILATGYRYVTPAFLEPVADRIRLDGHGRFDVARNYSIDTAGREIFLQNAGVHTHSITSPDLGMGAYRNAYIIGELLGSEYYAVEKSIAFQEFAV